A region from the Bradyrhizobium erythrophlei genome encodes:
- the ffh gene encoding signal recognition particle protein, with protein sequence MFDNLSEKLGGILDRLTGRGSLSEADVDAAMREVRRALLEADVSLDVVRSFTDRVREQAVGATVVKSVTPGQMVVKIVHDELVAMLGSDGQTIDLNAVPPVAIMMVGLQGSGKTTTTAKLARRLTQRDKRKVLMASLDIYRPAAMEQLAVLGRDLDIPTLPIVAGQKPTQIAKRALEAGKLGGYDVVLLDTAGRTTLDEEMMTEAAEIKATANPHEVLLVADSLTGQDAVNLARSFDQRVGLTGIVLTRVDGDGRGGAALSMRAVTGKPIKLIGTGEKTDALEDFHPSRIAGRILGMGDVVSLVEKAAANIDAEKAARTAERMRKGQFDLSDMREQLLQMANMGGISGLMGMMPGIAKMKNQIANAGIDDRILKRQVALIDSMTRQERKHPDILKASRKKRIAAGAGGKVEDLNKLLKMHRNMADMMKAMGSGKRGPMAGIAQAMGFGGGTPSPEQMKALTEKMPGGAGPGGMPALPKDLPAGLRQGLPNLPGLTGLSGKPNLPGLGGFPGLGKKK encoded by the coding sequence TTGTTCGACAATCTGTCGGAAAAGCTTGGTGGCATTCTCGATCGGCTGACGGGGCGCGGGTCGCTGTCCGAAGCCGACGTCGATGCCGCGATGCGCGAGGTGCGCCGCGCGCTGCTCGAGGCGGACGTTTCGCTCGATGTCGTCCGCAGCTTCACCGATCGCGTTCGCGAACAGGCGGTCGGCGCGACCGTCGTCAAGTCGGTGACCCCCGGCCAGATGGTGGTCAAGATCGTCCACGACGAACTGGTCGCCATGCTGGGGTCCGACGGCCAGACCATCGACCTCAACGCGGTACCGCCGGTCGCGATCATGATGGTCGGCCTGCAAGGCTCTGGCAAGACCACCACCACCGCAAAACTCGCCCGCCGTTTGACCCAGCGCGACAAGCGCAAGGTGCTGATGGCTTCGCTCGACATCTATCGCCCGGCGGCGATGGAGCAGCTCGCGGTGCTCGGGCGCGACCTCGATATCCCGACCCTGCCGATCGTCGCCGGCCAGAAGCCGACCCAGATCGCCAAACGCGCGCTGGAGGCCGGAAAGCTCGGCGGCTACGACGTGGTTCTGCTCGACACCGCCGGCCGCACCACGCTCGATGAAGAGATGATGACGGAGGCGGCCGAGATCAAAGCCACCGCCAATCCGCATGAAGTGCTGCTGGTCGCGGACTCCCTGACCGGCCAGGACGCCGTGAATCTGGCGCGATCCTTCGACCAGCGCGTCGGGCTGACCGGCATCGTACTGACGCGGGTCGATGGCGACGGCCGCGGCGGCGCTGCACTGTCGATGCGCGCGGTGACGGGCAAGCCCATAAAACTGATCGGTACCGGTGAAAAAACCGACGCGCTGGAGGATTTTCATCCCAGCCGGATCGCGGGACGCATCCTCGGGATGGGCGACGTGGTGTCGCTGGTCGAGAAGGCCGCCGCCAATATCGACGCCGAGAAGGCGGCGCGCACCGCCGAACGGATGCGCAAAGGCCAGTTCGACCTGTCGGACATGCGCGAGCAATTGCTGCAGATGGCCAATATGGGCGGCATCAGCGGGTTGATGGGCATGATGCCCGGCATCGCCAAGATGAAGAACCAGATTGCCAACGCCGGCATCGACGACAGGATCCTGAAGCGCCAGGTCGCGCTGATCGATTCGATGACGCGGCAGGAGCGCAAGCATCCCGATATCCTCAAAGCCAGCCGCAAGAAGCGCATTGCCGCGGGCGCCGGCGGCAAGGTCGAAGACCTCAACAAGCTCCTGAAGATGCATCGCAACATGGCCGACATGATGAAGGCCATGGGCTCCGGCAAGCGCGGCCCGATGGCCGGCATCGCCCAGGCGATGGGCTTTGGCGGCGGCACGCCCTCGCCCGAGCAGATGAAGGCGCTGACCGAAAAAATGCCCGGTGGCGCAGGTCCCGGGGGCATGCCCGCGCTGCCGAAGGATCTTCCCGCAGGCTTGCGGCAGGGCCTGCCGAATCTGCCTGGCCTCACCGGCTTGAGCGGCAAGCCGAACCTGCCGGGCCTCGGCGGTTTCCCCGGCCTCGGCAAGAAAAAATAA
- a CDS encoding MBL fold metallo-hydrolase, with the protein MSSADNTYSGPVSDHFDGRQFFDPDGAPPKSLREVLRWQFSRDRQRQVWPEWAPSPHADTPPARVDGGKVRLSFVGHVSWLIQTAGLNILVDPVWSERASPVRWAGPRRHNDPGIAFDALPPIDVALVSHGHYDHLDIATLSKLSAKFSPRVITPLGNDVAMRRADDKVRAEPFDWHDRVDLGNGIAVTLVPTRHWTARGLFDRNKALWASFVLETPAGKIYIVCDSGYGSGKHFRDVGQAHGPLRLAILPIGAYEPRWFMRDQHMNPSDAVKALDDCGAQAALAHHHGTFQLTDEAIDAPLTALHAALDDAKIPRERFVALNPGQVFEI; encoded by the coding sequence ATGAGCTCAGCAGACAATACCTATTCCGGCCCCGTTTCCGATCACTTCGACGGCCGGCAGTTTTTCGATCCCGATGGCGCGCCGCCCAAATCCCTTCGCGAGGTGCTGCGCTGGCAGTTCAGTCGCGACCGCCAGCGCCAGGTCTGGCCTGAATGGGCGCCGAGCCCGCATGCCGACACCCCGCCGGCCCGCGTCGACGGCGGCAAGGTGCGGCTGTCGTTTGTCGGCCATGTCAGCTGGTTGATCCAGACCGCGGGGCTGAACATCCTGGTCGATCCCGTATGGTCGGAGCGCGCCTCGCCGGTACGCTGGGCCGGACCACGGCGCCATAACGACCCCGGCATTGCCTTCGACGCGCTGCCACCGATCGACGTCGCGCTGGTGTCGCATGGTCATTACGACCATCTCGATATCGCCACGCTGTCGAAACTCTCGGCAAAATTCTCGCCGCGGGTGATCACGCCGCTCGGCAACGACGTCGCCATGCGCCGCGCCGACGACAAGGTCAGGGCCGAACCGTTCGACTGGCACGACCGCGTCGACCTCGGCAATGGCATCGCGGTAACGCTGGTGCCGACCCGGCACTGGACGGCGCGCGGGCTGTTCGACCGCAACAAAGCGCTGTGGGCGAGTTTTGTACTGGAGACGCCGGCCGGCAAGATCTACATCGTGTGCGATTCCGGTTATGGCTCGGGCAAGCATTTTCGCGATGTCGGGCAAGCGCACGGCCCACTGCGCCTGGCGATATTGCCGATCGGCGCCTATGAGCCGCGCTGGTTCATGCGCGACCAGCACATGAATCCGTCGGATGCCGTGAAGGCGCTCGACGATTGCGGCGCCCAAGCCGCGCTGGCGCACCATCACGGCACGTTTCAGCTCACCGATGAAGCCATCGACGCTCCCCTTACCGCGCTGCATGCTGCGCTGGATGACGCGAAGATCCCGCGGGAGCGGTTTGTGGCGCTGAATCCGGGGCAGGTATTCGAAATCTAG
- a CDS encoding SIMPL domain-containing protein produces MGHRTPPAAAIFASVLLATPALAQTMPPPMITVSGEATISVAPDRAEIEAGVTSDAKTARDASDANNAAMGKLLLALKAANIDEKDIQTSRLSLQPQYAPNRPGPSPVVGYQASNRVTVRLHDIPKVASTIDILVGAGATNIGGIGFSVSNASKLLDDARGQAVADARRKAEIYAKAAGVTLGAPLDISEQGAPGPMPFRKMAAGMAVSPTPVAQGEETLQVTVSVSWAIKQAGP; encoded by the coding sequence ATGGGACATCGCACTCCGCCCGCCGCCGCCATTTTCGCGAGCGTGTTGCTTGCTACGCCTGCACTGGCGCAGACCATGCCGCCGCCGATGATCACCGTCAGCGGCGAAGCCACCATATCGGTGGCGCCGGATCGGGCGGAGATCGAGGCCGGCGTCACCTCGGACGCCAAGACCGCGCGCGACGCATCCGATGCCAACAACGCGGCGATGGGCAAGCTGTTGCTGGCGCTGAAGGCCGCCAACATCGACGAGAAGGATATCCAGACCTCGCGGCTGTCGCTGCAACCGCAATACGCGCCAAACCGCCCCGGACCGTCTCCCGTCGTCGGCTACCAGGCCAGTAATCGCGTCACCGTCCGATTGCACGACATCCCAAAGGTCGCCAGCACCATCGATATTCTGGTAGGCGCCGGCGCGACCAATATCGGCGGCATCGGTTTTTCCGTGTCCAACGCGTCAAAGCTTCTGGATGACGCCCGCGGACAGGCTGTCGCCGATGCCCGCCGCAAGGCCGAGATCTATGCCAAGGCCGCCGGCGTCACGCTGGGCGCGCCGCTCGACATCTCCGAGCAAGGCGCCCCCGGCCCGATGCCCTTTCGCAAGATGGCCGCGGGCATGGCGGTGTCCCCGACACCGGTCGCCCAGGGCGAAGAGACGCTGCAGGTGACGGTGAGCGTGTCCTGGGCGATCAAGCAGGCGGGGCCGTAG
- a CDS encoding GyrI-like domain-containing protein, protein MICRRSFRLVMLALIPIAAISVGLGNALAQSPAPAASPAAPAASETPAPAASPAPAASPSPAPASPPAAAETPATPPAAAPLQTADPFGEQITLEPKTVVVLKGNANWDSAFDTLIDSFKSLSALLDKQGIKASGNAMIVYTSTDDTGFTYLAEIPVDQEPKNLTKAMSMGKSPDGKALKFVHRGSYDNMDNTYEAITNHLDDKKLEAKDTFIEEYLTDPLKTAEDKLVINVYVPLK, encoded by the coding sequence ATGATTTGCCGCCGCTCGTTTCGCCTTGTCATGCTCGCGCTGATCCCGATCGCAGCGATTTCGGTGGGCCTTGGCAACGCGCTGGCGCAATCGCCGGCGCCGGCGGCCTCTCCCGCGGCACCTGCCGCCTCGGAAACCCCGGCTCCCGCGGCAAGCCCGGCTCCGGCCGCGAGCCCGTCGCCGGCACCCGCCAGCCCGCCGGCGGCCGCCGAGACCCCCGCGACGCCCCCCGCCGCCGCGCCGCTGCAAACCGCCGACCCCTTCGGCGAGCAGATCACGCTGGAGCCCAAGACGGTCGTCGTCCTCAAGGGCAATGCCAACTGGGATTCGGCGTTCGACACCCTGATCGATTCCTTCAAGTCGCTTTCCGCGCTGCTCGACAAGCAGGGCATCAAGGCGTCAGGCAACGCGATGATCGTCTACACCTCCACCGACGATACCGGGTTCACCTACCTGGCTGAAATCCCTGTCGATCAGGAGCCGAAAAACCTGACCAAGGCCATGAGCATGGGCAAATCGCCCGACGGCAAGGCCCTGAAATTCGTCCATCGCGGGTCCTACGACAACATGGACAACACCTATGAGGCCATCACCAATCACCTCGACGACAAGAAGCTCGAAGCCAAGGACACTTTTATCGAGGAATACCTCACCGACCCCCTGAAGACCGCGGAAGACAAGCTGGTCATCAACGTCTACGTGCCGCTGAAATGA